A part of Desulfobacter sp. genomic DNA contains:
- the phoU gene encoding phosphate signaling complex protein PhoU, producing MTTHLTRAMHRIKKEILSLGAMVEDRFKKAIYAIKKEDLDQAQEIIDTDYLVDEREVEVEEECLKTLALYQPVATDLRLITAVIKINNDLERIADYAVNIAQRYKTSAKHTATFKYDYTAMAEQAAKMLKLSLDALVSMDVDLAYTVRDMDKEVNIMRNDAYRIMKDDIQRHPEMVTEIINMYLISRHIERVGDHTKNIAEEVIYLIEGEIIRHS from the coding sequence ATGACAACCCATTTGACACGCGCCATGCACCGGATAAAAAAAGAAATACTTTCCCTGGGTGCGATGGTGGAAGACCGGTTTAAAAAGGCCATCTATGCCATCAAAAAAGAGGACCTGGACCAGGCCCAGGAGATCATTGATACAGATTATCTGGTGGATGAGCGGGAGGTTGAGGTTGAAGAAGAGTGCCTCAAAACCCTGGCCCTGTACCAGCCTGTGGCAACGGACCTGCGCCTGATTACGGCGGTGATAAAAATTAACAATGACCTGGAACGGATTGCCGATTATGCTGTGAACATTGCCCAGCGGTACAAGACATCTGCCAAGCATACGGCAACATTCAAATATGATTACACCGCCATGGCCGAGCAGGCTGCCAAAATGCTTAAGCTGAGCCTGGACGCGTTGGTGAGCATGGATGTGGATCTGGCCTATACGGTCCGTGACATGGACAAAGAGGTCAACATCATGAGAAACGATGCCTACAGGATCATGAAGGATGATATCCAACGCCATCCTGAAATGGTGACGGAAATTATCAATATGTATCTGATTTCCAGGCATATAGAGCGGGTGGGAGATCACACAAAAAATATTGCAGAAGAAGTGATTTACCTCATTGAAGGGGAAATTATCAGGCATTCGTGA
- a CDS encoding ATP-binding protein: MANAGNIYELSRQGNGLEIRFSSSLAKIDDACNAVSGFLESMGPDLSSQKFAVNLVLREGLTNAVRHGNKNDPAKVVKLCLSMATGNSLQISIEDQGAGFDWKRICRTPMDEAADHGRGMVIMETYCDRCRYNERGNTLYLEKVILQPGKDIHP, encoded by the coding sequence ATGGCGAATGCCGGGAATATCTATGAATTAAGCCGGCAGGGCAATGGCCTGGAGATCCGGTTCTCCTCCTCCCTGGCTAAGATTGACGATGCCTGTAATGCCGTATCCGGATTCCTTGAATCCATGGGGCCGGATCTGTCTTCCCAAAAGTTTGCCGTCAACCTGGTTCTCCGGGAAGGATTGACAAATGCCGTGCGCCATGGAAATAAAAATGATCCGGCCAAGGTGGTGAAGCTGTGCTTGTCCATGGCCACGGGCAACAGCCTGCAGATCTCCATTGAGGACCAGGGGGCGGGGTTTGACTGGAAAAGGATCTGCCGGACCCCCATGGACGAGGCCGCGGACCACGGCAGGGGAATGGTCATCATGGAAACCTATTGTGACCGGTGCCGGTATAATGAAAGGGGAAATACCCTATACCTGGAAAAAGTGATTCTGCAGCCGGGCAAAGATATCCATCCTTGA